The Candidatus Omnitrophota bacterium genomic sequence TCCGATAGCGGAGATCGCATTTTTTTCGGCGGCGTCAACGTTTTTCTTCAACAAAAAGCCGATTTTTTTCAAAAAACTCCCCGATGGTTCGACCGGATTTTCGATTCTCGCTGGCTGCTTCAGTTGTCGTCCCGTCAGGCGGGAATGACCAAAGCTTCGGAATTAGGAGAGATGACCCTTTCCATGCTGGCGGGCGAAGAGGGTCGGCAGGTTAAAGAGTTGCGCCGTTTTATCGAATGGTTGAAGCAAGAAGAAAAACCTGACGCCGTCATTTTATCGAACGCGTTATTGTTGGGATTGAGCAAATCGATTTCGCAGGTTTTAGGACTGCCGCTGCTATGTACACTGCAAGGAGAAGACGGTTTTCTCGATGCGCTTACCGAGCCTTATCGCACGGCGGCGTGGCGTCAGCTGGAATCGAAGGTGAAATATGTGGACATGTTCATTCCCGTTAGTTTTTATTACAATGGCGTAATGAAGCAAAGGCTAAACATTCCTGCCGAGAAATGCGCGGTCGTGCAGAATGGAATATCTCTGGATGGTTATAGGGAGCGAGCCGAAGAAATAAAAACTCCCACGATAGGATTTCTGGCGCGTCTGTGCGCGGCAAAGGGCTTGGATCGGCTGATTGAAGTTTTTATTCATCTCAAGAAGCATCCGGAATTTCATTCTTTGCGCTTAAAAATAGCAGGCGTAATGACAAGCGGCGATAAACCGTTCGTTAAAGAAATGAAAAAACTATTGGACAAAGCAGGCGTCCTGCCGGACGCATCGTTTCATCCGAACATCGCCCGAGAAGAAAAAATCGAGTTTTTGAATACACTTTCCGTTCTTTCCGTTCCGGCGACGTATGGAGAAGCTTTCGGTCTTTATGCGATCGAAGCGATGGCGGCGGGAGTTCCAGTAGTTCAACCCCAGCATGGCGGATTTACCGAAATCGTAGAAACGTCCGGGGGGGGCGTCCTTTACGATCCCAACGAATCGGGCGCTTACGAATCCGCTTTAGCGGAGATTCTGCTGAATCCAGGCAAAGCGAGGGAGATGGGCCGTCTTGGAAAAAAAGCCGTGCGCGATCATTTTAACGTCGATCGCATGGCGCGGGAAATTCTTAAGATCATTGAAAACCTACCCCGCTCAAAACCGTAGGAGTGAATCGAGTCCGGCGATTCTGAACCAATCGACCGCTGGATACTCAACGTTTACGCCGTGCGCCGAAGAGAGGCCGTTATGATCCAGTCGCATCCTATCGTGAGGATGGTTTCCGCTAGCAAGGAATACGAAGGAGTAGCAGGCGGCGTCCCTCTCTCTGTCTTGAAGAATATTAATTTGGAAGTGAATCGGGGAGAAACGGTCGGGATCGTCGGTCCTTCCGGTTCGGGCAAAAGCACGCTATTGAATCTACTGGGCGCATTGGACCATCCTACCTCCGGCGCCATTCTTGTAGAGGAAGAAGATATTTCCAATCTTAAC encodes the following:
- a CDS encoding glycosyltransferase family 4 protein, which produces MKIIKIVPGTGNFYCGSCIRDTALVRALRRLDHEAVLQPLYLPLCSDESISDSGDRIFFGGVNVFLQQKADFFQKTPRWFDRIFDSRWLLQLSSRQAGMTKASELGEMTLSMLAGEEGRQVKELRRFIEWLKQEEKPDAVILSNALLLGLSKSISQVLGLPLLCTLQGEDGFLDALTEPYRTAAWRQLESKVKYVDMFIPVSFYYNGVMKQRLNIPAEKCAVVQNGISLDGYRERAEEIKTPTIGFLARLCAAKGLDRLIEVFIHLKKHPEFHSLRLKIAGVMTSGDKPFVKEMKKLLDKAGVLPDASFHPNIAREEKIEFLNTLSVLSVPATYGEAFGLYAIEAMAAGVPVVQPQHGGFTEIVETSGGGVLYDPNESGAYESALAEILLNPGKAREMGRLGKKAVRDHFNVDRMAREILKIIENLPRSKP